The following are encoded in a window of Panicum virgatum strain AP13 chromosome 5N, P.virgatum_v5, whole genome shotgun sequence genomic DNA:
- the LOC120672797 gene encoding uncharacterized protein LOC120672797 isoform X3: protein MGDGNSPPAASRSTSSEEDYGSWTWKQKFEDLITCDPSRNIMPKHPESASYFKEKLEELFGKYLRTVSPKLHPVFQKDSVTKFFHVSNVWSHFMGLREFLYPEILSTIASYNALRCARMALKGGAPFRGRRADPNGRHRYGFTPLHVAAENFSVDMVKLLFRHGASANIRTKGENVVEGLLPLHVAVENASMHKYLEDHWAEGDHIVNLIFLLCLPEMKMFLDTTRLIAKQTDGLVDEVWNYIRTEKIVEAAILLLAAQKQLRGCLNKSSSQVSLNGFDIVKSNIDEALDTLHLEVLAMVQEGKNGKVLKKLKDKKEAILTARALVGTVHKTREAAALLTEPMVKEGKNGKALQMLQNKKEALLTAHALVGIIQKAGEALEGYIRTYPEVSHKEIVEHVSSILTSSGIVCSGKGIDTGNLECYQYGAMPIDRSRSESVGDCEKTNEADKSSSLEDEVRILIKHPPKGLAIKEVRNMFFPYWKAVLSRGSLSRGSMVKIIPACQPSRKDLLSAEASKKGTKKSMGNLGSMVRPQSASNYESRRMLCAVASMSMKVLFKRT from the exons ATGGGAGATggaaactctcccccagctgccTCCCGCTCCACCTCCAGTGAAGAAGATTACGGATCATGGACATGGAAGCAGAAGTTTGAGGATCTCATTACCTGCGATCCCAGCCGTAATATCATGCCAAAGCATCCTGAATCTGCTTCCTATTTCAAGGAAAAGCTTGAG GAATTATTCGGAAAGTACCTACGTACGGTATCCCCTAAACTGCACCCTGTATTTCAGAAGGATAGCGTCACAAAGTTCTTTCACGTGTCCAATGTCTGGTCGCACTTCATGGGTCTCCGAGAGTTCCTGTACCCGGAGATTCTCAGTACCATTGCCTCCTACAACGCCCTGCGATGTGCTAGGATGGCACTGAAGGGCGGCGCTCCATTTCGCGGCCGCCGTGCAGACCCCAACGGCCGCCACCGCTACGGCTTCACGCCCCTCCACGTGGCCGCCGAGAACTTCAGCGTGGACATGGTCAAGCTCCTCTTCCGGCACGGCGCATCGGCAAACATCCGCACCAAGGGTGAGAACGTCGTGGAGGGCCTCCTGCCTCTTCATGTCGCCGTTGAGAATGCCAGCATGCACAAGTACCTGGAGGACCATTGGGCTGAAGGGGACCATATTGTCAACCTTATCTTCCTCCTCTGTCTGCCTGAGATG AAGATGTTCTTGGACACTACTAGATTAATTGCCAAACAAACAGACGGCCTTGTCGATGAGGTATGGAATTACATTCGTACGGAGAAGATTGTTGAGGCTGCAATTTTGCTGCTGGCAGCTCAGAAGCAGCTCCGTGGCTGCCTTAACAAGAGCTCCAGCCAGGTCTCTCTGAATGGGTTTGATATTGTTAAAAGCAACATTGATGAAGCTCTCGACACCCTACATCTTGAGGTGTTAGCTATGGTTCAGGAAGGAAAAAATGGCAAGGTGCTTAAGAAGCTGAAAGACAAGAAGGAAGCCATTCTTACAGCACGTGCTCTAGTCGGTACTGTCCATAAAACTCGTGAAGCTGCTGCCCTTCTTACAGAAC CTATGGTTAAAGAGGGGAAAAATGGCAAGGCACTTCAGATGCTGCAAAACAAGAAGGAAGCCCTTCTGACAGCACATGCACTAGTTGGTATTATTCAGAAAGCTGGTGAAGCTCTTGAGGGGTACATTCGGACCTACCCAGAG GTGTCCCAtaaggagattgttgagcatGTTTCATCGATTCTAACAAGTAGTGGCATCGTTTGTTCTGGAAAAGGCATTGACACTGGAAATCTAGAATG CTACCAATATGGGGCAATGCCGATTGATAGGTCAAGGTCAGAGAGCG TAGGGGACTGTGAGAAAACTAATGAAGCTGACAAGTCATCTTCTCTGGAAGACGAAGTAAGG ATTCTGATAAAGCATCCGCCGAAAGGATTGGCCATAAAAGAAGTGAGAAATATGTTCTTCCCATACTGGAAAGCGGTGCTGTCTCGTGGGTCACTGTCGCGTGGGTCCATGGTGAAGATAATTCCAGCCTGTCAACCAAGCAGGAAAGATTTGCTAAGTGCTGAAGCAAGCAAGAAGGGGACAAAGAAATCGATGGGAAATCTTGGCTCGATGGTACGGCCCCAATCAGCTAGCAACTATGAATCCAGAAGGATGCTTTGTGCTGTTGCTTCCATGTCCATGAAGGTGTTGTTTAAGCGCACTTGA
- the LOC120672797 gene encoding uncharacterized protein LOC120672797 isoform X1 — MGDGNSPPAASRSTSSEEDYGSWTWKQKFEDLITCDPSRNIMPKHPESASYFKEKLEELFGKYLRTVSPKLHPVFQKDSVTKFFHVSNVWSHFMGLREFLYPEILSTIASYNALRCARMALKGGAPFRGRRADPNGRHRYGFTPLHVAAENFSVDMVKLLFRHGASANIRTKGENVVEGLLPLHVAVENASMHKYLEDHWAEGDHIVNLIFLLCLPEMKMFLDTTRLIAKQTDGLVDEVWNYIRTEKIVEAAILLLAAQKQLRGCLNKSSSQVSLNGFDIVKSNIDEALDTLHLEVLAMVQEGKNGKVLKKLKDKKEAILTARALVGTVHKTREAAALLTEREVSLNGFDIVKSRIDEALDSLHHEGLAMVKEGKNGKALQMLQNKKEALLTAHALVGIIQKAGEALEGYIRTYPEVSHKEIVEHVSSILTSSGIVCSGKGIDTGNLECYQYGAMPIDRSRSESVGDCEKTNEADKSSSLEDEVRILIKHPPKGLAIKEVRNMFFPYWKAVLSRGSLSRGSMVKIIPACQPSRKDLLSAEASKKGTKKSMGNLGSMVRPQSASNYESRRMLCAVASMSMKVLFKRT; from the exons ATGGGAGATggaaactctcccccagctgccTCCCGCTCCACCTCCAGTGAAGAAGATTACGGATCATGGACATGGAAGCAGAAGTTTGAGGATCTCATTACCTGCGATCCCAGCCGTAATATCATGCCAAAGCATCCTGAATCTGCTTCCTATTTCAAGGAAAAGCTTGAG GAATTATTCGGAAAGTACCTACGTACGGTATCCCCTAAACTGCACCCTGTATTTCAGAAGGATAGCGTCACAAAGTTCTTTCACGTGTCCAATGTCTGGTCGCACTTCATGGGTCTCCGAGAGTTCCTGTACCCGGAGATTCTCAGTACCATTGCCTCCTACAACGCCCTGCGATGTGCTAGGATGGCACTGAAGGGCGGCGCTCCATTTCGCGGCCGCCGTGCAGACCCCAACGGCCGCCACCGCTACGGCTTCACGCCCCTCCACGTGGCCGCCGAGAACTTCAGCGTGGACATGGTCAAGCTCCTCTTCCGGCACGGCGCATCGGCAAACATCCGCACCAAGGGTGAGAACGTCGTGGAGGGCCTCCTGCCTCTTCATGTCGCCGTTGAGAATGCCAGCATGCACAAGTACCTGGAGGACCATTGGGCTGAAGGGGACCATATTGTCAACCTTATCTTCCTCCTCTGTCTGCCTGAGATG AAGATGTTCTTGGACACTACTAGATTAATTGCCAAACAAACAGACGGCCTTGTCGATGAGGTATGGAATTACATTCGTACGGAGAAGATTGTTGAGGCTGCAATTTTGCTGCTGGCAGCTCAGAAGCAGCTCCGTGGCTGCCTTAACAAGAGCTCCAGCCAGGTCTCTCTGAATGGGTTTGATATTGTTAAAAGCAACATTGATGAAGCTCTCGACACCCTACATCTTGAGGTGTTAGCTATGGTTCAGGAAGGAAAAAATGGCAAGGTGCTTAAGAAGCTGAAAGACAAGAAGGAAGCCATTCTTACAGCACGTGCTCTAGTCGGTACTGTCCATAAAACTCGTGAAGCTGCTGCCCTTCTTACAGAACGTGAGGTTTCTTTGAATGGTTTTGATATTGTTAAAAGCCGCATTGATGAAGCTCTTGACTCCCTACATCATGAGGGGTTAGCTATGGTTAAAGAGGGGAAAAATGGCAAGGCACTTCAGATGCTGCAAAACAAGAAGGAAGCCCTTCTGACAGCACATGCACTAGTTGGTATTATTCAGAAAGCTGGTGAAGCTCTTGAGGGGTACATTCGGACCTACCCAGAG GTGTCCCAtaaggagattgttgagcatGTTTCATCGATTCTAACAAGTAGTGGCATCGTTTGTTCTGGAAAAGGCATTGACACTGGAAATCTAGAATG CTACCAATATGGGGCAATGCCGATTGATAGGTCAAGGTCAGAGAGCG TAGGGGACTGTGAGAAAACTAATGAAGCTGACAAGTCATCTTCTCTGGAAGACGAAGTAAGG ATTCTGATAAAGCATCCGCCGAAAGGATTGGCCATAAAAGAAGTGAGAAATATGTTCTTCCCATACTGGAAAGCGGTGCTGTCTCGTGGGTCACTGTCGCGTGGGTCCATGGTGAAGATAATTCCAGCCTGTCAACCAAGCAGGAAAGATTTGCTAAGTGCTGAAGCAAGCAAGAAGGGGACAAAGAAATCGATGGGAAATCTTGGCTCGATGGTACGGCCCCAATCAGCTAGCAACTATGAATCCAGAAGGATGCTTTGTGCTGTTGCTTCCATGTCCATGAAGGTGTTGTTTAAGCGCACTTGA
- the LOC120672797 gene encoding uncharacterized protein LOC120672797 isoform X2, producing MGDGNSPPAASRSTSSEEDYGSWTWKQKFEDLITCDPSRNIMPKHPESASYFKEKLEELFGKYLRTVSPKLHPVFQKDSVTKFFHVSNVWSHFMGLREFLYPEILSTIASYNALRCARMALKGGAPFRGRRADPNGRHRYGFTPLHVAAENFSVDMVKLLFRHGASANIRTKGENVVEGLLPLHVAVENASMHKYLEDHWAEGDHIVNLIFLLCLPEMKMFLDTTRLIAKQTDGLVDEVWNYIRTEKIVEAAILLLAAQKQLRGCLNKSSSQVSLNGFDIVKSNIDEALDTLHLEVLAMVQEGKNGKVLKKLKDKKEAILTARALVGTVHKTREAAALLTEREVSLNGFDIVKSRIDEALDSLHHEGLAMVKEGKNGKALQMLQNKKEALLTAHALVGIIQKAGEALEGYIRTYPEVSHKEIVEHVSSILTSSGIVCSGKGIDTGNLECYQYGAMPIDRSRSESGDCEKTNEADKSSSLEDEVRILIKHPPKGLAIKEVRNMFFPYWKAVLSRGSLSRGSMVKIIPACQPSRKDLLSAEASKKGTKKSMGNLGSMVRPQSASNYESRRMLCAVASMSMKVLFKRT from the exons ATGGGAGATggaaactctcccccagctgccTCCCGCTCCACCTCCAGTGAAGAAGATTACGGATCATGGACATGGAAGCAGAAGTTTGAGGATCTCATTACCTGCGATCCCAGCCGTAATATCATGCCAAAGCATCCTGAATCTGCTTCCTATTTCAAGGAAAAGCTTGAG GAATTATTCGGAAAGTACCTACGTACGGTATCCCCTAAACTGCACCCTGTATTTCAGAAGGATAGCGTCACAAAGTTCTTTCACGTGTCCAATGTCTGGTCGCACTTCATGGGTCTCCGAGAGTTCCTGTACCCGGAGATTCTCAGTACCATTGCCTCCTACAACGCCCTGCGATGTGCTAGGATGGCACTGAAGGGCGGCGCTCCATTTCGCGGCCGCCGTGCAGACCCCAACGGCCGCCACCGCTACGGCTTCACGCCCCTCCACGTGGCCGCCGAGAACTTCAGCGTGGACATGGTCAAGCTCCTCTTCCGGCACGGCGCATCGGCAAACATCCGCACCAAGGGTGAGAACGTCGTGGAGGGCCTCCTGCCTCTTCATGTCGCCGTTGAGAATGCCAGCATGCACAAGTACCTGGAGGACCATTGGGCTGAAGGGGACCATATTGTCAACCTTATCTTCCTCCTCTGTCTGCCTGAGATG AAGATGTTCTTGGACACTACTAGATTAATTGCCAAACAAACAGACGGCCTTGTCGATGAGGTATGGAATTACATTCGTACGGAGAAGATTGTTGAGGCTGCAATTTTGCTGCTGGCAGCTCAGAAGCAGCTCCGTGGCTGCCTTAACAAGAGCTCCAGCCAGGTCTCTCTGAATGGGTTTGATATTGTTAAAAGCAACATTGATGAAGCTCTCGACACCCTACATCTTGAGGTGTTAGCTATGGTTCAGGAAGGAAAAAATGGCAAGGTGCTTAAGAAGCTGAAAGACAAGAAGGAAGCCATTCTTACAGCACGTGCTCTAGTCGGTACTGTCCATAAAACTCGTGAAGCTGCTGCCCTTCTTACAGAACGTGAGGTTTCTTTGAATGGTTTTGATATTGTTAAAAGCCGCATTGATGAAGCTCTTGACTCCCTACATCATGAGGGGTTAGCTATGGTTAAAGAGGGGAAAAATGGCAAGGCACTTCAGATGCTGCAAAACAAGAAGGAAGCCCTTCTGACAGCACATGCACTAGTTGGTATTATTCAGAAAGCTGGTGAAGCTCTTGAGGGGTACATTCGGACCTACCCAGAG GTGTCCCAtaaggagattgttgagcatGTTTCATCGATTCTAACAAGTAGTGGCATCGTTTGTTCTGGAAAAGGCATTGACACTGGAAATCTAGAATG CTACCAATATGGGGCAATGCCGATTGATAGGTCAAGGTCAGAGAGCG GGGACTGTGAGAAAACTAATGAAGCTGACAAGTCATCTTCTCTGGAAGACGAAGTAAGG ATTCTGATAAAGCATCCGCCGAAAGGATTGGCCATAAAAGAAGTGAGAAATATGTTCTTCCCATACTGGAAAGCGGTGCTGTCTCGTGGGTCACTGTCGCGTGGGTCCATGGTGAAGATAATTCCAGCCTGTCAACCAAGCAGGAAAGATTTGCTAAGTGCTGAAGCAAGCAAGAAGGGGACAAAGAAATCGATGGGAAATCTTGGCTCGATGGTACGGCCCCAATCAGCTAGCAACTATGAATCCAGAAGGATGCTTTGTGCTGTTGCTTCCATGTCCATGAAGGTGTTGTTTAAGCGCACTTGA